A window of the Nitrospirota bacterium genome harbors these coding sequences:
- a CDS encoding DDE-type integrase/transposase/recombinase yields MFRWKTRVDVVIYKCSNDNCPHRIRAIKKLNESENTVRRTKSSQFKLCYTYREYLFKPGELTHSSPIKPKIDITKIHNSDNILGLILSFYVSFAVSARKTAFILRWIFNINVSYQTVLNYAEAASFHCHAFNMQFKGPIDDISAGDETYIKISGQDAFVFLFISSKNHKITAYHLAHSRKTLPAAIAMSEAIRTAEPEQKLTLITDANPSYSAGIMFLNSRRPEELPPIEHRQVVGLQNLDEESTTYRPFKQLIERLNRTFKFHVRPSHGFKSNNGAMALIALFATHYNFLRPHMALGYRTPVEIPNLNAISTIQGKWSKILSMAS; encoded by the coding sequence ATGTTCCGCTGGAAAACCCGCGTTGACGTCGTTATCTATAAATGCTCCAACGACAACTGCCCTCACCGTATTCGCGCTATCAAAAAACTCAATGAATCAGAAAATACCGTCCGCAGAACAAAATCATCTCAATTCAAGCTATGCTACACCTATCGCGAATATCTTTTTAAACCCGGCGAACTTACACATTCAAGTCCGATAAAACCTAAGATCGACATAACAAAGATCCATAACTCCGATAATATCTTAGGCCTTATACTGTCTTTTTACGTCTCATTCGCCGTCAGCGCCAGAAAAACAGCCTTTATCTTACGATGGATCTTTAATATTAACGTCTCTTATCAAACCGTCTTAAACTACGCCGAAGCCGCTTCATTCCATTGCCACGCTTTTAATATGCAGTTTAAAGGCCCTATTGATGACATCTCAGCCGGGGATGAGACGTATATCAAAATCTCAGGACAAGACGCTTTTGTATTTTTATTCATATCGTCAAAAAACCATAAGATCACGGCTTATCATTTAGCTCATTCCCGCAAAACCCTGCCTGCTGCCATTGCAATGTCTGAGGCTATACGTACAGCAGAGCCCGAACAAAAACTTACGCTGATAACGGATGCCAATCCTTCTTATTCCGCAGGCATTATGTTCTTGAACTCACGGCGTCCTGAAGAATTACCGCCCATTGAACATCGCCAGGTAGTCGGCTTGCAAAACCTTGACGAAGAATCAACGACTTATAGGCCGTTTAAACAGCTCATTGAACGCCTCAACAGGACATTCAAATTCCACGTTCGCCCATCGCATGGCTTTAAATCAAACAACGGCGCTATGGCGCTTATCGCGCTCTTTGCGACTCACTACAACTTCTTGCGGCCGCATATGGCATTAGGCTATAGAACACCCGTTGAGATACCAAACCTTAACGCTATCTCGACCATCCAAGGCAAGTGGTCCAAAATCCTGTCTATGGCTTCTTGA